The Stappia sp. genome window below encodes:
- a CDS encoding MBL fold metallo-hydrolase, producing MTQLRHDRDFDPAHGRAVTVSDAVRRITAPNAGPFTWHGTNTYLVGRDAVAVIDPGPTDPDHIALILEAAGPAPVEAILVSHTHVDHSPGARLLQQRTGAPIVGCGAHRAARPLFDGEVNPLDASGDADHAPDRELREGDTVTVDGLTLTAVETPGHTANHLAFALDEGEVLFSADHVMAWSTSIVAPPDGAMGAYMASLEKLAARDEATYLPGHGGPVRHAQDYVAALKDHRLAREKAVLDRLAAGDTTIPQMVSTIYAAVDPALHGAAALSVLAQIEWLVERGLVEADAAPSLSARYRLA from the coding sequence ATGACACAGCTTCGCCACGACCGCGACTTCGATCCCGCGCATGGCAGGGCCGTCACCGTGTCCGATGCCGTGCGCCGGATCACCGCGCCGAACGCCGGTCCCTTCACCTGGCACGGCACCAACACCTATCTGGTGGGCCGCGACGCGGTGGCGGTGATCGATCCCGGCCCGACCGATCCCGACCACATCGCCCTGATTCTGGAGGCGGCGGGCCCGGCCCCCGTCGAGGCGATCCTCGTCAGCCATACCCATGTCGATCACTCGCCCGGCGCACGGCTTCTGCAGCAGCGCACCGGCGCGCCGATCGTGGGCTGCGGCGCGCATCGCGCCGCCCGGCCGCTGTTCGACGGCGAGGTCAATCCGCTCGACGCCAGCGGCGACGCGGATCATGCCCCGGACCGGGAACTTCGCGAGGGCGATACGGTCACCGTCGACGGGCTGACGCTCACCGCGGTGGAAACGCCGGGGCACACCGCCAACCATCTCGCCTTCGCGCTCGACGAGGGCGAGGTTTTGTTTTCCGCCGACCACGTGATGGCCTGGTCGACCTCCATCGTCGCGCCGCCGGACGGGGCGATGGGCGCCTATATGGCCTCGCTCGAAAAGCTCGCGGCGCGCGATGAAGCGACCTATCTGCCCGGCCACGGCGGGCCGGTGCGCCACGCCCAGGACTATGTCGCGGCGCTCAAAGACCATCGGCTGGCCCGCGAAAAGGCCGTGCTCGACCGGCTCGCGGCCGGCGACACGACGATCCCGCAGATGGTGTCGACGATCTATGCCGCCGTCGACCCCGCCCTGCACGGCGCGGCCGCGCTCTCGGTGCTGGCGCAGATCGAGTGGCTGGTGGAGCGCGGGCTCGTCGAGGCCGACGCCGCGCCGTCGCTCTCGGCGCGCTACCGGCTCGCCTGA
- a CDS encoding DUF1499 domain-containing protein, which translates to MRTVLPVHRSRLAAVSHRLGRLALPVLVVGALAHRAQIVTTPQLFGVLGLGFLLAGAAVLLGALAMALLWARGGLGWGRAVRGIGFGLVALLPVALGLVDFVRYPLVADVSTDRETPPPIVAPDGERGTRAYAPGDPEAYPGLVTRRFRVTPAELHAAARSAAEAADWTITGELPPGMPDEPTRFQAVATSLLFAFRDDIAVRILPDPVGARLDIRSASRYGRHDLGANARRIRRFFEDLDAVLVATFGAVEAVEDDEEAEDLPLLDPNAQPREEGPPPTPGTKPEETAPDAPPAADDLPPLPDDLSEIYQ; encoded by the coding sequence ATGCGCACAGTGCTCCCCGTCCACCGCTCGCGGCTCGCCGCCGTCAGTCATCGCCTGGGACGCCTCGCCCTTCCGGTGCTGGTGGTCGGGGCGCTGGCGCATCGCGCGCAAATCGTCACCACGCCGCAGCTGTTCGGCGTGCTGGGGCTGGGGTTCCTGCTCGCCGGCGCGGCGGTTCTTCTGGGCGCGCTCGCCATGGCGCTTCTGTGGGCGCGCGGCGGTTTGGGCTGGGGGCGGGCGGTGCGCGGCATCGGCTTCGGTCTGGTGGCGCTTCTGCCGGTTGCGCTCGGGCTTGTCGACTTCGTGCGCTATCCGCTCGTCGCCGACGTCAGCACCGATCGGGAAACGCCGCCGCCCATCGTCGCGCCGGACGGGGAGCGCGGGACGCGCGCCTATGCGCCGGGCGATCCGGAGGCCTATCCGGGGCTGGTGACGCGCCGCTTCCGCGTGACGCCGGCGGAACTGCATGCGGCTGCACGCAGCGCCGCCGAGGCCGCCGACTGGACCATCACCGGCGAGTTGCCGCCCGGCATGCCCGACGAGCCGACCCGTTTCCAGGCCGTCGCCACCTCGCTTCTCTTCGCCTTTCGCGACGACATCGCGGTGCGCATCCTGCCCGATCCCGTCGGCGCGCGGCTCGACATCCGCTCCGCCTCGCGCTACGGCCGCCACGATCTCGGCGCCAACGCCCGGCGCATCCGCCGTTTTTTCGAGGACCTGGACGCGGTCCTGGTCGCGACCTTTGGCGCGGTGGAAGCGGTGGAGGACGACGAGGAAGCCGAAGACCTGCCGCTGCTCGATCCGAACGCACAGCCGCGCGAGGAGGGGCCGCCGCCGACGCCGGGCACCAAACCGGAGGAAACCGCGCCCGATGCGCCGCCGGCGGCCGACGATCTTCCGCCGCTGCCGGACGATCTCTCGGAAATCTACCAATAA
- a CDS encoding tetratricopeptide repeat protein, with the protein MTPKQAAARLPAALAGEDWPTARKALKALLKADPDNAALHYNLGLVHKRLGQGEQARAALARALERAPDHTNALFELATGLLDAELYSQAADRFAAYTARCPDDPDGWRNLANVRLRLDDAAGAVDAFTRLRALVPNDADAEIGLAEARLRTGEDAEGAALRALYARNREARPRLLKALHQGPRGRVPLSASALRDR; encoded by the coding sequence ATGACCCCGAAACAGGCTGCGGCACGCCTGCCGGCAGCACTGGCCGGAGAGGACTGGCCGACGGCGCGCAAGGCCCTGAAGGCGCTGTTGAAAGCCGACCCGGACAATGCCGCGCTGCATTACAATCTCGGCCTCGTTCACAAGCGGCTCGGACAGGGCGAGCAGGCGCGCGCAGCCCTCGCCCGCGCGCTCGAACGCGCGCCCGATCACACCAACGCGCTGTTCGAACTGGCGACGGGTCTGCTCGATGCGGAGCTCTATTCGCAGGCCGCGGACCGGTTCGCCGCCTACACCGCGCGCTGCCCGGACGACCCCGACGGCTGGCGCAATCTGGCCAACGTCCGCCTGCGCCTCGACGATGCGGCGGGGGCGGTCGATGCCTTCACGCGCCTGCGGGCGCTCGTGCCGAACGACGCGGACGCGGAGATCGGCCTGGCGGAAGCCCGTCTGCGCACGGGCGAGGATGCGGAGGGCGCGGCGTTGCGCGCGCTCTATGCGCGAAACCGGGAGGCACGGCCGCGCCTGCTCAAGGCCCTGCACCAGGGACCGCGCGGGCGGGTGCCGCTGTCGGCCTCCGCGCTGCGCGACCGCTGA
- a CDS encoding HAD family hydrolase, which yields MSESVRAVLFDKDGTLIDFQATWAPTFHTLIEEVSQGDAAVLAGLAEASGYLLETRRFAPDSVLVAGTNDEVAEAWGAVLGDVDLEALFADIDARIGDMSLPHLTPFGDLVPVLDALAARGLALGVATNDSEASARTQLTALGLETRFAAVIGADSGHGAKPEPGMIHGFCAAVGVRPHEVVMVGDSLHDMHAGRAAGARTLAVTSGTVGAEVLAPHADHVAGSLAEALAWIEAQATG from the coding sequence ATGAGCGAGAGCGTGCGCGCGGTGCTGTTCGACAAGGACGGCACGCTCATCGACTTTCAGGCGACCTGGGCGCCAACCTTCCACACGCTGATCGAGGAGGTTTCCCAAGGCGACGCAGCGGTGCTGGCGGGGCTCGCCGAGGCGAGCGGCTATCTGCTGGAGACGCGCCGCTTCGCGCCCGATTCCGTGCTGGTCGCCGGCACCAACGACGAGGTCGCCGAGGCCTGGGGCGCCGTGCTCGGCGATGTCGATCTGGAGGCGCTGTTCGCCGACATCGACGCCCGCATCGGCGACATGAGTCTGCCGCATCTCACCCCCTTTGGCGATCTGGTGCCGGTGCTGGATGCGCTCGCGGCGCGCGGCCTGGCGCTTGGCGTGGCGACCAACGATTCCGAAGCCTCGGCCCGCACGCAGCTGACGGCGCTCGGCCTCGAGACCCGCTTCGCCGCCGTCATCGGCGCCGACAGCGGCCACGGCGCAAAGCCGGAGCCGGGGATGATCCACGGTTTCTGCGCCGCCGTCGGCGTGAGGCCACACGAGGTGGTGATGGTCGGCGACAGCCTGCACGACATGCACGCTGGACGCGCCGCCGGCGCGCGCACGCTCGCCGTCACCAGCGGCACGGTCGGCGCGGAGGTGCTGGCGCCCCACGCCGATCACGTGGCCGGCTCGCTCGCCGAGGCGCTCGCCTGGATCGAGGCGCAGGCCACGGGGTAA
- a CDS encoding ABC transporter permease codes for MSLAATSTPPRPAAAPRAARDWSGAILNAYLVVFFAYMFLPLLFMVAAAFNANPTPSVLDWHGFTLKWFRELPQDTRFIQGLIHSLLVALGVIVIAIPLGLSGALVLTRLQSRASTLLYTVLVSPILTPGIVLGATTMIFWRDTFGLEAGLTTATIAQAAFIASYCMLMFMARLQRQDLALEEAALDLGASSLLVFRRITLPFLMPTVLTASVIAFLQSIENYNTTFFAIGPSWTLVTEIGSRMRFGLSPVVNVIGVIFVTLTVVCATAWVLSRRRAAPA; via the coding sequence ATGAGCCTCGCCGCAACCTCCACCCCGCCGCGCCCCGCCGCCGCGCCGCGGGCCGCCCGCGACTGGTCGGGCGCGATCCTCAACGCCTATCTGGTGGTCTTCTTCGCCTATATGTTCCTGCCGCTGCTGTTCATGGTGGCGGCGGCCTTCAACGCCAATCCCACCCCCTCGGTGCTCGACTGGCACGGCTTCACGCTCAAGTGGTTTCGCGAGCTGCCGCAGGACACGCGCTTCATTCAGGGGCTGATCCATTCCCTGCTGGTGGCGCTCGGCGTGATCGTCATCGCGATCCCGCTCGGCCTGTCGGGCGCGCTGGTCCTGACGCGGCTGCAGTCGCGGGCGAGCACATTGCTCTACACGGTGCTCGTGTCGCCGATCCTGACGCCCGGCATCGTGCTCGGCGCCACGACCATGATCTTCTGGCGCGACACCTTCGGGCTCGAGGCCGGATTGACGACGGCGACCATCGCGCAAGCCGCCTTCATCGCCTCCTATTGCATGCTGATGTTCATGGCCCGGCTGCAGCGTCAGGACCTGGCGCTTGAGGAGGCCGCCCTCGATCTCGGCGCCTCGTCGCTGCTCGTCTTCCGCCGCATCACGCTGCCGTTCCTGATGCCGACGGTGCTGACCGCCTCGGTGATCGCTTTCCTTCAGTCGATCGAGAACTACAATACGACCTTCTTCGCCATCGGTCCGAGCTGGACGCTGGTGACCGAGATCGGCTCGCGGATGCGCTTCGGGCTCTCGCCGGTGGTCAATGTGATCGGCGTGATCTTCGTCACGCTGACCGTGGTGTGCGCCACGGCCTGGGTGCTGTCCCGCCGGCGCGCGGCACCCGCCTGA
- a CDS encoding extracellular solute-binding protein, producing MSITRRSMLKGSAAASTLLAAPAILKAGDALASSGQVNVFAWGDYIQQNMIDKFEGDTGISINLSTYGSNDEAVQKLKAAGGKGFDVIMPSVTNGILYYPDELLQPLDESKLNLDAIIPSMLRDSVQLGATYRGKRMLLPFNWGTEGVTFDSSVMPLADDEVSFGSLWAPEAAGKAAFRQKSALAGTGLYLDAIGEVKSNRMLDAFKSEEDAHRVYGAVAQFIIDNKANIAAFWNNATEASNAFTQAGASIGQTWDTTGLLLNRQDAKWKYRMPKEGGLTWMDSMGIPSGSENLDQAYAFINAMLDPRMGGLHSANTGYNSAMVGAADHAGEDYKAQFSSVYTAENMANLWWWPSDRPWTSTIVGEYVDLITNA from the coding sequence ATGTCCATCACACGCCGTTCCATGCTGAAGGGGTCCGCCGCCGCGTCGACCCTTCTCGCCGCTCCGGCCATTCTCAAGGCCGGCGATGCGCTGGCCTCTTCCGGCCAGGTCAATGTGTTCGCCTGGGGCGACTACATCCAGCAGAACATGATCGACAAGTTCGAGGGCGACACCGGCATCTCGATCAACCTGTCGACCTATGGCTCCAACGACGAGGCGGTGCAGAAGCTCAAGGCCGCCGGCGGCAAGGGCTTCGACGTGATCATGCCGTCGGTCACCAACGGCATCCTGTACTATCCCGACGAGCTTCTTCAGCCGCTCGACGAGAGCAAGCTGAACCTCGACGCGATCATTCCCTCGATGCTGCGCGACAGCGTCCAGCTCGGCGCCACCTATCGCGGCAAGCGCATGCTGCTGCCGTTCAACTGGGGCACCGAGGGCGTGACCTTCGACAGCTCCGTGATGCCGCTGGCCGATGACGAGGTGTCCTTCGGGTCGCTCTGGGCGCCGGAAGCAGCCGGCAAGGCGGCCTTCCGCCAGAAGTCGGCGCTCGCCGGCACGGGTCTCTACCTCGACGCCATCGGCGAGGTGAAGTCGAACCGCATGCTCGACGCCTTCAAGAGCGAAGAGGACGCCCATCGGGTGTACGGGGCGGTTGCGCAGTTCATCATCGACAACAAGGCCAATATCGCGGCCTTCTGGAACAACGCCACCGAGGCGAGCAACGCCTTCACGCAGGCGGGTGCCTCCATCGGCCAGACCTGGGACACGACCGGCCTGCTGCTCAACCGGCAGGACGCGAAGTGGAAGTACCGCATGCCGAAGGAAGGCGGGCTGACCTGGATGGACTCCATGGGCATCCCCTCGGGCTCGGAGAACCTCGACCAGGCCTACGCCTTCATCAACGCCATGCTCGATCCGCGCATGGGCGGCCTGCATTCGGCCAACACCGGCTACAACTCCGCGATGGTCGGCGCGGCCGACCATGCCGGCGAGGACTACAAGGCGCAGTTCTCCAGCGTCTACACGGCCGAGAACATGGCCAACCTGTGGTGGTGGCCGAGCGACCGTCCGTGGACGTCCACCATCGTCGGCGAATACGTCGACCTGATCACCAACGCCTGA
- a CDS encoding ABC transporter ATP-binding protein has protein sequence MLGKDVVLEGVSMRFDDFVAVHPTDLTVRAGEFFSILGPSGCGKTTILRMVSGFLDPSAGDVRIGGDSMRGIRPNGRPTALIFQNLALFPLMSVWENVAFGLEARGVGRKARRQRAEELLELVALGGQGTKKPSELSGGQRQRVAIARALAVEPAVLLLDEPLSALDLKLRQHMRAELKELQRKTGVTFIYITHDQGEALGMSDRVAVMNAGRLEQVAGTDDIYNKPDTPFVATFVGEQNVFTGRVRDTADGLARIETPHGAILGVNKHGLAAGDEALALVRPEHMRIEAAPASETANALDATLLRRSLEGALIHLHFEAGGRQVHVNLHNSGPGAQVADGAQRLHFAPESTMIMKPGPMARERA, from the coding sequence ATGCTCGGCAAGGATGTCGTGCTCGAAGGCGTCTCGATGCGCTTCGACGACTTCGTGGCGGTCCATCCCACGGATCTGACGGTGCGGGCGGGAGAATTCTTCTCGATCCTGGGGCCGTCGGGCTGCGGCAAGACCACCATCCTGCGCATGGTGTCGGGCTTTCTCGATCCGAGCGCCGGCGATGTGCGCATCGGCGGCGACAGCATGCGCGGCATTCGCCCGAACGGCCGGCCGACCGCGCTGATCTTCCAGAATCTGGCGCTCTTCCCCCTCATGAGCGTGTGGGAAAACGTCGCCTTCGGACTGGAGGCGCGCGGCGTGGGGCGCAAGGCGCGGCGCCAACGCGCCGAGGAGCTGCTCGAGCTGGTGGCGCTCGGCGGGCAGGGGACCAAGAAGCCCTCGGAGCTGTCGGGCGGCCAGCGGCAGCGCGTGGCCATCGCACGCGCCCTTGCGGTGGAGCCCGCCGTCCTGTTGCTGGACGAACCGCTGTCGGCGCTCGATCTCAAGCTGCGCCAGCACATGCGGGCGGAGCTGAAGGAGCTGCAACGCAAGACGGGCGTCACCTTCATCTACATCACCCACGACCAGGGCGAGGCGCTCGGCATGTCCGACCGGGTGGCGGTGATGAACGCCGGACGTCTGGAGCAGGTCGCCGGCACCGACGACATCTACAACAAGCCGGACACGCCCTTCGTGGCGACCTTCGTCGGCGAACAGAACGTCTTCACGGGCCGGGTGCGCGACACGGCGGATGGACTGGCGCGCATCGAGACCCCGCACGGCGCGATTCTCGGTGTGAACAAGCACGGGCTGGCCGCCGGCGACGAGGCGCTGGCGCTGGTGCGCCCCGAGCACATGCGCATCGAGGCCGCGCCCGCATCCGAAACCGCGAACGCGCTCGATGCCACGCTGCTGCGCCGCAGCCTGGAAGGCGCGCTGATCCATCTGCACTTCGAGGCCGGCGGTCGGCAGGTTCATGTCAACCTGCACAACAGCGGGCCGGGCGCGCAGGTTGCCGACGGCGCGCAACGCCTCCATTTCGCGCCGGAAAGCACCATGATCATGAAGCCGGGGCCGATGGCCCGCGAAAGGGCGTAA
- a CDS encoding long-chain-fatty-acid--CoA ligase, which translates to MPGLMQDWSLTCPRILDHAARNHPTRAVVSRSVEGPIHRTTYAELRQRALTLAKRFQRYGLTEGDRVATLAWNTWRHMETWYGLLGIGAVYHTVNPRLFPDQIAWIINHAEDRLLVVDLTFVPIVEAIWKDLTSVEHVIVLTDAAHMPETSFPASPYEEWLAEADADFAWVEVDENAAAGMCYTSGTTGNPKGVVYSHRSNVLHAMAVSVPDMLSLAARDRVMPVVPLFHANGWSLAFSCPLAGAAMIMPGPRMDGEAIWELLDTEKVSLTAAVPTVWLMLLQYLEKTGRTLPHLERVVIGGSACPRAMTKAFEEVYDVRVMHAWGMTEMSPLGTVCSLKPEVADLAGEARLDLQEKQGHAPFTVEMKVTDDDGTERPWDGKTFGRLKVRGPAVTRSYFKEDKAGILDEDGFFDTGDVSHIDAHGYMQITDRAKDVIKSGGEWISTIDLENLALLHPDVAEAAVIGVAHPKWDERPLLIVVPKDGTEPGKEEILATFEGRIAKWWMPNDVIFVEEIPHTATGKIKKTALREQFSDFTFEA; encoded by the coding sequence ATGCCCGGCCTGATGCAGGACTGGTCGCTGACCTGCCCGCGGATTCTCGATCACGCGGCCCGCAATCACCCGACCCGCGCGGTGGTGTCGCGCTCCGTCGAGGGACCGATCCATCGCACCACCTACGCCGAGCTGCGTCAGCGCGCGCTCACCCTCGCCAAGCGGTTCCAGCGCTACGGGCTCACGGAAGGCGACCGGGTCGCGACGCTCGCCTGGAACACCTGGCGCCACATGGAGACCTGGTACGGCCTGCTGGGGATCGGCGCGGTCTATCACACGGTCAATCCGCGCCTGTTCCCCGACCAGATCGCCTGGATCATCAACCATGCGGAGGATCGGCTGCTCGTCGTGGATCTCACCTTCGTTCCCATCGTCGAGGCGATCTGGAAGGATCTGACGAGCGTGGAACACGTGATCGTGCTGACCGATGCCGCGCATATGCCGGAAACGTCCTTTCCCGCCTCGCCCTACGAGGAATGGCTGGCGGAAGCCGACGCGGATTTCGCCTGGGTCGAGGTCGACGAAAACGCCGCCGCCGGCATGTGCTACACCTCCGGCACCACCGGCAATCCCAAGGGCGTCGTCTACTCGCATCGCTCCAACGTGCTGCACGCCATGGCGGTGAGCGTGCCCGACATGCTGAGCCTCGCCGCGCGGGACCGGGTCATGCCGGTCGTGCCGCTGTTTCACGCCAACGGATGGTCGCTCGCCTTTTCCTGCCCGCTCGCGGGCGCGGCGATGATCATGCCGGGGCCGCGCATGGACGGCGAGGCGATCTGGGAACTGCTCGACACGGAAAAGGTGTCGCTCACCGCCGCCGTGCCGACCGTGTGGCTGATGCTGCTGCAATATCTGGAAAAGACCGGCAGGACCCTGCCTCACCTTGAGCGCGTGGTCATCGGCGGCTCGGCCTGTCCACGGGCCATGACCAAGGCCTTCGAGGAGGTCTACGACGTGCGCGTCATGCACGCCTGGGGCATGACCGAGATGAGCCCGCTCGGCACCGTGTGTTCGCTCAAGCCCGAGGTCGCCGATCTCGCCGGCGAGGCCCGCCTCGACCTGCAGGAGAAGCAGGGACACGCGCCCTTCACGGTGGAGATGAAGGTCACCGACGACGACGGCACCGAGCGCCCCTGGGACGGCAAGACCTTCGGCCGGCTGAAGGTGCGCGGACCGGCGGTGACGCGCAGCTATTTCAAGGAAGACAAGGCCGGGATCCTGGACGAGGACGGCTTCTTCGACACCGGCGACGTGTCGCATATCGACGCACACGGCTACATGCAGATCACCGACCGGGCCAAGGACGTCATCAAGTCGGGCGGCGAATGGATCTCGACCATCGATCTGGAAAACCTCGCCCTGCTGCATCCGGACGTCGCCGAGGCCGCCGTCATCGGCGTCGCCCATCCCAAGTGGGACGAACGCCCGCTGCTGATCGTCGTTCCCAAGGACGGCACGGAGCCCGGCAAGGAGGAGATCCTCGCCACCTTCGAGGGGCGGATCGCCAAATGGTGGATGCCGAACGACGTGATCTTCGTGGAGGAGATCCCGCACACCGCGACGGGGAAGATCAAGAAGACGGCGCTGCGCGAGCAGTTTTCCGACTTCACCTTCGAGGCGTGA
- a CDS encoding ABC transporter permease subunit produces MVSLVKSYGKGLTAVFVGLTVAWIALLIVLPQARLIERAFTYTDRAGESAQLAQEIDDSYRRLFTLETELDELTAQAAAPQDAPAPSLTPSLTPSPTLTPSPTLTPSLTPSPSLAPSPSVTPSPSLTPSPSMTPSPAPSLGGGAAEDGIDPAARIAALEAERDELTARIAVLEAEENASASPVSVDEVYSLRNFTDMSAVHLEIFVSTIFYALSVTVLAFVVCYPVAYAVATARSANKVAVLMLALVVPYAINELLRIFSWVMILEKQGILNGLLDLLGLIDMEAGEGMRFVASNGAVFTVMAYTYVLFMVFPIYNTIETLDKNQIEAARDLGAATWRIHWRVVLPHAKPGIAVGAIMTFMLSAGSIAVPEIVGRGLHPDWFSQVIYRRFFEAASWNQGAAYSLALVVACIAFILLNMAVFRVGIRDIAK; encoded by the coding sequence ATGGTCTCGCTGGTGAAGAGCTACGGCAAGGGCCTGACGGCGGTTTTCGTCGGCCTGACGGTTGCCTGGATCGCGCTGCTGATCGTGCTGCCGCAGGCGCGGCTGATCGAGCGCGCCTTCACATACACCGACCGGGCCGGCGAATCCGCCCAGCTGGCGCAGGAGATCGACGACAGCTACCGGCGGCTGTTCACGCTGGAAACCGAGTTGGACGAACTGACGGCGCAGGCCGCGGCGCCGCAGGACGCACCGGCTCCGTCCCTGACACCCAGCCTGACGCCGAGCCCGACGCTGACACCGAGCCCCACGCTCACGCCGAGCCTGACGCCCAGTCCATCCCTCGCCCCCAGTCCGTCCGTCACACCCAGTCCATCCCTGACTCCCAGTCCCTCCATGACGCCAAGCCCCGCGCCGTCTCTGGGCGGGGGCGCGGCGGAGGACGGCATCGATCCCGCCGCCCGGATCGCGGCGCTCGAGGCCGAACGCGACGAGCTGACGGCGCGCATCGCCGTGCTGGAGGCGGAGGAAAACGCCAGTGCCTCGCCGGTGAGCGTCGACGAGGTCTATTCGCTGCGCAACTTCACCGACATGAGCGCCGTTCATCTGGAGATCTTCGTCTCCACGATCTTCTACGCCCTGAGCGTGACGGTGCTCGCCTTCGTCGTGTGCTATCCGGTCGCCTATGCGGTGGCCACCGCGCGGAGCGCCAACAAGGTGGCGGTGCTGATGCTCGCCCTCGTCGTTCCCTATGCGATCAACGAATTGCTGCGGATTTTCTCCTGGGTAATGATCCTGGAGAAGCAGGGCATCCTGAACGGCCTGCTGGACCTTCTGGGCCTCATCGACATGGAGGCCGGCGAGGGGATGCGCTTCGTCGCCTCCAACGGCGCGGTCTTCACCGTGATGGCCTATACCTATGTGCTCTTCATGGTGTTTCCGATCTACAACACCATCGAGACGCTGGACAAGAACCAGATCGAGGCCGCCCGCGACCTCGGCGCCGCGACCTGGCGGATTCACTGGCGCGTGGTGCTGCCGCATGCCAAGCCGGGCATTGCCGTCGGGGCCATCATGACCTTCATGCTCTCGGCCGGCTCCATCGCCGTGCCGGAGATCGTCGGCCGCGGTCTCCATCCCGACTGGTTCAGCCAGGTGATCTACCGCCGGTTCTTCGAGGCGGCGTCGTGGAACCAGGGCGCGGCCTATTCGCTGGCGCTGGTCGTCGCCTGCATCGCCTTCATCCTGCTCAACATGGCCGTCTTCCGCGTCGGCATCAGGGACATCGCCAAATGA
- a CDS encoding HAD family hydrolase codes for MRIKAVLFDRDGTLTDFDRTWGPAIAAVLRDLSAGDAGRLDTLSEMAMFDVEAARFTGPSPLKVQAPADYAAGWAEVLGEPDPDAMLARIEATLLDHCTRSVTPFEGVVDTLTSLHASGLPLGLATNGTEASARAQMAALGLAPAFSFLAGYDSGHGRKPAPGQLLAFARHTGIAPGEIAMVGDSLHDMHAAQAAGMIRVAVPTGAVDRETLARDSDVLLDTMADLLPLARGERAA; via the coding sequence ATGCGCATCAAGGCCGTTCTCTTCGACCGCGACGGCACGCTCACCGACTTCGACCGGACCTGGGGTCCGGCGATCGCCGCCGTGCTGCGCGATCTTTCGGCCGGCGACGCCGGGCGGCTCGACACCCTGAGCGAGATGGCGATGTTCGACGTGGAGGCCGCCCGTTTCACCGGCCCCTCGCCGCTCAAGGTGCAGGCCCCGGCGGATTACGCCGCCGGCTGGGCCGAGGTGCTGGGCGAGCCGGATCCGGATGCCATGCTCGCCCGCATCGAGGCGACGCTGCTCGACCACTGCACCCGCTCCGTCACGCCCTTCGAGGGGGTGGTGGACACGCTCACGTCCCTGCATGCCTCGGGGCTGCCGCTGGGGCTTGCCACCAACGGCACGGAGGCCTCGGCGCGCGCGCAGATGGCGGCGCTGGGGCTCGCGCCGGCCTTCAGCTTTCTCGCCGGCTACGACAGCGGCCACGGGCGCAAGCCCGCGCCGGGTCAGCTTCTCGCCTTCGCCCGCCATACCGGGATCGCGCCGGGCGAGATCGCGATGGTCGGCGACAGCCTGCACGACATGCATGCGGCGCAAGCGGCCGGCATGATCCGCGTCGCCGTGCCGACCGGCGCGGTGGATCGCGAGACGCTGGCACGCGACAGCGACGTGCTGCTCGACACGATGGCCGACCTGCTGCCGCTGGCGCGCGGGGAGCGCGCGGCATGA
- a CDS encoding SRPBCC family protein: MADTACRVARWVPLDREQAFDLFVDGFARWWPRAYTFSGEDCEDIGLEPMAGGACYEQSARGPRIVWGTVLSIERPLFLRLAWQIGPDRSVVPDPATASRVTVEFRTGLQGTLVDLTHDDFLRHGEGAEAYRAAMASPEGWPFCLDHLERVARAQA; the protein is encoded by the coding sequence ATGGCGGACACCGCCTGCAGGGTCGCCAGATGGGTGCCGCTCGATCGCGAGCAGGCGTTCGATCTGTTCGTCGACGGTTTCGCGCGGTGGTGGCCGCGCGCCTATACGTTTTCCGGCGAGGACTGCGAGGACATCGGCCTGGAGCCCATGGCCGGCGGTGCCTGCTACGAGCAGTCCGCGCGCGGCCCGCGCATCGTCTGGGGAACGGTGCTGTCGATCGAGCGTCCCCTGTTCCTGCGCCTTGCCTGGCAGATCGGGCCGGACCGCTCGGTCGTGCCCGATCCCGCGACCGCCAGCCGCGTGACGGTGGAGTTTCGCACCGGATTGCAGGGGACGCTGGTCGACCTGACCCATGACGACTTCCTGCGCCACGGCGAGGGCGCCGAAGCCTATCGCGCGGCCATGGCCTCGCCCGAGGGCTGGCCCTTTTGCCTCGATCATCTGGAACGGGTTGCCCGCGCTCAGGCGTGA